The following coding sequences lie in one Variovorax terrae genomic window:
- a CDS encoding molybdopterin oxidoreductase family protein, which yields MTDTVHHRICPLCEACCGLELKVRDGRVVSIRGHEADVFSAGYLCPKGVALKDLHEDPDRLRTPLIKRNGEFVEASWDEAFAEIERRLPPILAAHGRDAAAISVGNPSAHKIGLLLYFSRLAKALGSRNVFSASTLDQMPKQLSSGLMFGHWLSIAVPDIARCDFLLMLGANPLASNGSLWTVPDFKGKARAMQARGGKLVVIDPRRTETAAMADAHHFIRPGGDVFLLLGLVHTLFDEQLVRLGRLAEFTSGVAQLQAAVQPFAAEAVALRCGIEAATLRDLARQLARAPRAAVYGRLGTCTQAYGTLASWLVDVLNVLTGHLDEPGGAMFPRAAAFAHNTAGPPGRGRGIATGRHHSRVSGAPEVFGELPMTCLAEEIETPGQGQVRALVTIASNPVLSSPNGARLARALDRLDFMVSMDIYLNETTRHADVILPGLSPLEDMHYDMAFPQLSWRNHARYSAPVFEAPAGQLQEWETLLKLAAIVQGRGAAADAREIDGENFAEDARKLFGEHAPAMVAATQGLSGPDRWLELALRTGPYGDQFGRKAQGLTLAQVKAAPGGIDLGELGPRIPELLRTPSGRIELAPPSLLQDLQRAAADLAQPVPDMVIVGRRDVRSNNSWMHNLPVLAKGPMRCTALVNPADARRLGLADGAPARISRQGRSIEAQVQFSDEMMPGVVSLPHGWGHSLPGTRLSLAAARPGVNLNALLDEDWRDPLSGNAVLSGVPVQLAPA from the coding sequence ACCTGCACGAAGACCCCGACCGGCTGCGCACGCCGCTGATCAAGCGCAACGGCGAGTTCGTCGAGGCGAGCTGGGACGAGGCCTTTGCCGAAATCGAGCGCCGCCTGCCGCCGATCCTGGCCGCGCACGGCCGCGACGCGGCGGCCATCAGCGTGGGCAATCCCTCGGCGCACAAGATCGGCCTGCTGCTGTACTTCTCGCGCCTGGCCAAGGCCCTGGGCTCGCGCAACGTATTCTCAGCCTCCACGCTGGACCAGATGCCCAAGCAGCTGTCCAGCGGCCTGATGTTCGGCCACTGGCTCAGCATTGCCGTGCCCGACATCGCGCGCTGCGACTTCCTGCTGATGCTGGGCGCCAACCCGCTGGCCAGCAACGGCAGCCTCTGGACCGTGCCCGACTTCAAGGGCAAGGCCCGGGCCATGCAGGCGCGCGGCGGCAAGCTGGTAGTGATCGACCCGCGCCGCACCGAGACGGCCGCGATGGCCGATGCGCACCACTTCATCCGCCCCGGCGGCGACGTCTTCCTGCTGCTGGGGCTGGTGCACACGCTGTTCGACGAGCAGCTCGTGCGGCTCGGCCGCCTGGCGGAATTCACCAGCGGCGTGGCGCAGCTGCAGGCCGCCGTGCAGCCCTTCGCCGCCGAAGCCGTGGCGCTGCGCTGCGGCATCGAGGCCGCCACGCTGCGCGACCTGGCGCGCCAACTGGCGCGGGCGCCGCGCGCCGCGGTCTACGGCCGCCTGGGCACCTGCACGCAGGCCTACGGCACGCTGGCGAGCTGGCTGGTCGACGTGCTCAACGTGCTGACCGGCCACCTCGACGAGCCGGGCGGCGCCATGTTCCCCCGGGCCGCCGCGTTCGCGCACAACACGGCCGGCCCGCCGGGCCGCGGCCGCGGCATCGCGACCGGGCGCCACCACAGCCGCGTCAGCGGCGCACCCGAGGTGTTCGGCGAGCTGCCCATGACCTGCCTGGCCGAGGAGATCGAAACGCCAGGCCAGGGCCAGGTGCGCGCGCTGGTCACCATCGCCAGCAACCCGGTGCTGTCCTCGCCCAACGGCGCGCGGCTGGCCCGCGCGCTCGACCGCCTGGACTTCATGGTCAGCATGGACATCTACCTCAACGAGACCACGCGCCACGCCGACGTGATCCTGCCCGGCCTGTCGCCGCTGGAAGACATGCACTACGACATGGCGTTTCCGCAGCTCTCGTGGCGCAACCATGCGCGCTACAGCGCGCCGGTGTTCGAGGCGCCGGCAGGCCAGCTTCAGGAATGGGAAACCCTGCTCAAGCTCGCAGCCATCGTGCAGGGCAGAGGCGCGGCGGCAGATGCCCGGGAGATCGACGGCGAGAATTTCGCCGAGGATGCGAGGAAGCTGTTCGGCGAGCACGCGCCGGCCATGGTTGCCGCCACGCAGGGCCTGAGCGGGCCGGACCGTTGGCTCGAGCTCGCGCTGCGCACCGGCCCCTACGGCGACCAGTTCGGCCGCAAGGCACAAGGCCTGACGCTGGCCCAGGTGAAGGCCGCGCCCGGCGGCATCGACCTGGGCGAACTGGGCCCGCGCATCCCCGAGCTGCTGCGCACGCCCTCGGGCAGGATCGAGCTCGCACCGCCCTCGCTGCTGCAGGACCTGCAGCGCGCCGCCGCCGACCTCGCGCAGCCGGTGCCCGACATGGTGATCGTCGGCCGGCGCGACGTGCGCTCCAACAACAGCTGGATGCACAACCTGCCGGTGCTCGCCAAGGGGCCGATGCGCTGCACGGCACTGGTGAACCCCGCCGATGCGCGGCGCCTGGGCCTGGCCGACGGCGCCCCCGCGCGCATCAGCCGCCAAGGCCGCAGCATCGAGGCCCAGGTGCAGTTCAGCGACGAGATGATGCCCGGCGTGGTGAGCCTGCCGCACGGCTGGGGCCACAGCCTGCCCGGTACCCGCCTCTCGCTGGCGGCCGCGCGCCCCGGCGTGAACCTCAACGCCCTGCTCGACGAGGACTGGCGCGACCCGCTCTCGGGCAACGCCGTGCTCAGCGGCGTGCCGGTGCAGCTCGCGCCGGCCTGA
- the acnB gene encoding bifunctional aconitate hydratase 2/2-methylisocitrate dehydratase: MLKAYRDHVAERAALGIPPLPLSAKQTGELIELLKSPPAGEEAALVEMITHRVPAGVDDAAKVKASYLAAVAHGTEKCALISRAKATELLGTMLGGYNISPMVDLLDDAEVGAVAADGLKKTLLMFDQFHDVKDKADKGNANAKAVLQSWADAEWFTSRPEVPQSIQLTVLKVTGETNTDDLSPAPDAWSRPDIPLHALAMLKNKRDGITPEEDGKRGPIKFIEDLRAKGNLVAYVGDVVGTGSSRKSATNSVLWFTGEDIPFVPNKRFGGVCLGAKIAPIFYNTMEDAGALPIELDVSQMNMGDTVELRPYEGKALKDGKVIAEFTVKSDVLFDEVRAGGRIPLIVGRGLTAKAREALGLPVSTLFRLPQNPKATGKGFTLAQKMVGRACGLPEGQGVLPGTYCEPKMTSVGSQDTTGPMTRDELKDLACLGFSADLVMQSFCHTAAYPKPVDVKMHHELPEFISNRGGISLKPGDGIIHSWLNRMLLPDTVGTGGDSHTRFPIGISFPAGSGLVAFAAATGVMPLDMPESVLVRFKGTMQPGVTLRDLVHAIPLYAIKAGLLTVEKKGKKNIFSGRILEIEGLPDLKAEQAFELSDASAERSAAGCTIKLNKEPIIEYINSNIVLLKNMIAQGYADKRTIGRRIKAMEAWLANPQLLEADKDAEYAAVIEIDLNEITEPIVCCPNDPDDAKTLSDVAGGKIDEVFIGSCMTNIGHFRAASKLLEGKRDIPVKLWMAPPTKMDAQQLTEEGHYGVFGSAGARMEMPGCSLCMGNQAQVKEGATVMSTSTRNFPNRLGKNTNVYLGSAELAAICSKLGRIPTREEYLSDIGVINANSGKIYQYMNFDQIEEFKDVADAVAV; this comes from the coding sequence ATGTTGAAAGCCTACCGTGACCATGTGGCTGAACGCGCCGCGCTCGGTATCCCGCCCCTGCCGCTGTCGGCCAAGCAGACCGGCGAGCTGATCGAACTGCTGAAGAGCCCGCCCGCAGGTGAAGAGGCAGCCCTGGTGGAGATGATCACGCACCGCGTGCCCGCCGGCGTGGACGATGCGGCCAAGGTCAAGGCTTCCTACCTCGCCGCCGTGGCGCATGGCACCGAGAAGTGCGCGCTGATCAGCCGCGCCAAGGCCACCGAACTGCTGGGCACCATGCTCGGCGGCTACAACATCAGCCCGATGGTCGATCTGCTGGACGACGCCGAAGTCGGCGCAGTGGCCGCCGATGGCCTCAAGAAAACCCTGCTGATGTTCGACCAGTTCCACGACGTCAAGGACAAGGCCGACAAGGGCAATGCCAACGCCAAGGCCGTGCTGCAGAGCTGGGCCGATGCCGAGTGGTTCACCAGCCGCCCCGAAGTGCCGCAGAGCATCCAGCTCACCGTGCTCAAGGTCACCGGCGAGACCAACACCGACGACCTGTCGCCCGCGCCCGACGCCTGGAGCCGCCCCGACATCCCGCTGCATGCGCTGGCCATGCTCAAGAACAAGCGCGACGGCATCACGCCCGAGGAAGACGGCAAGCGCGGCCCGATCAAGTTCATCGAGGACCTGCGCGCCAAGGGCAACCTCGTGGCCTACGTGGGCGACGTGGTGGGCACGGGCTCGAGCCGCAAGTCGGCCACCAACTCGGTGCTGTGGTTCACCGGTGAAGACATCCCCTTCGTGCCGAACAAGCGCTTCGGCGGCGTCTGCCTGGGCGCCAAGATCGCCCCGATCTTCTACAACACCATGGAAGACGCGGGCGCGCTGCCGATCGAGCTCGACGTGAGCCAGATGAACATGGGCGACACCGTCGAGCTGCGCCCCTACGAAGGCAAGGCCCTGAAGGACGGCAAGGTGATCGCCGAGTTCACCGTCAAGAGCGATGTGCTGTTCGACGAAGTGCGCGCCGGCGGCCGCATTCCGCTGATCGTCGGCCGCGGCCTCACGGCCAAGGCGCGCGAGGCGCTGGGCCTGCCGGTGTCCACGCTGTTCCGCCTGCCGCAGAACCCCAAAGCCACGGGCAAGGGCTTCACGCTGGCGCAGAAGATGGTCGGCCGCGCCTGCGGCCTGCCCGAAGGCCAGGGCGTGCTGCCCGGCACCTACTGCGAACCCAAGATGACCTCGGTCGGCTCGCAGGACACCACCGGTCCGATGACGCGCGACGAGCTCAAGGACTTGGCTTGCCTGGGCTTCAGCGCCGACCTCGTGATGCAGTCGTTCTGCCACACCGCGGCCTACCCGAAGCCGGTGGACGTGAAGATGCACCACGAGCTGCCCGAGTTCATCAGCAACCGCGGCGGCATCTCGCTCAAGCCCGGCGACGGCATCATCCACAGCTGGCTCAACCGCATGCTGCTGCCCGACACCGTGGGCACGGGCGGCGACAGCCACACCCGCTTCCCGATCGGCATCAGCTTTCCCGCCGGTTCGGGCCTGGTGGCCTTCGCCGCCGCCACCGGCGTGATGCCGCTGGACATGCCGGAATCGGTGCTGGTGCGCTTCAAGGGCACCATGCAGCCCGGCGTCACGTTGCGCGACTTGGTGCACGCGATCCCGCTGTACGCCATCAAGGCCGGCCTGCTGACCGTCGAGAAGAAGGGCAAGAAGAACATCTTCTCGGGCCGCATCCTGGAAATCGAAGGCCTGCCTGATCTGAAAGCCGAACAGGCCTTCGAGCTGTCCGACGCTTCGGCCGAGCGCTCTGCCGCTGGCTGCACGATCAAGCTCAACAAGGAGCCGATCATCGAGTACATCAACAGCAACATCGTGCTGCTGAAGAACATGATCGCCCAGGGCTATGCCGACAAGCGCACCATCGGCCGCCGCATCAAGGCCATGGAAGCCTGGCTGGCCAATCCGCAATTGCTGGAGGCCGACAAGGACGCCGAGTACGCGGCCGTGATCGAGATCGACCTGAACGAGATCACCGAGCCCATCGTCTGCTGCCCGAACGACCCGGACGATGCCAAGACGCTGTCCGACGTGGCCGGCGGCAAGATCGACGAAGTCTTCATCGGCTCCTGCATGACCAACATCGGCCACTTCCGCGCAGCCTCCAAGCTGCTCGAAGGCAAGCGCGACATTCCGGTCAAGCTGTGGATGGCGCCGCCCACCAAGATGGATGCGCAGCAGCTCACCGAGGAAGGCCACTACGGCGTGTTCGGCTCGGCCGGCGCCCGCATGGAAATGCCCGGCTGCTCGCTGTGCATGGGCAACCAGGCACAGGTCAAGGAAGGCGCGACGGTGATGTCCACCAGCACCCGCAACTTCCCCAACCGCCTGGGCAAGAACACCAACGTGTACCTGGGTTCGGCCGAGCTCGCCGCGATCTGCTCCAAGCTGGGCCGCATCCCGACGCGCGAGGAGTACCTGAGCGACATCGGCGTGATCAATGCCAACAGCGGCAAGATCTACCAGTACATGAACTTCGACCAGATCGAGGAATTCAAGGACGTGGCAGACGCCGTGGCCGTCTGA
- a CDS encoding HpcH/HpaI aldolase/citrate lyase family protein has protein sequence MSLAAAPRHPREALLGAQAGAVVLPVCDHYSGVEVRMRKSLQLQAEMTEEFGTCMFDVTLDCEDGAPVGGEADHAALVMTLALLADEKARVAVRVHPVDHPAFEQDIATIAGKAGHRLAHVMIPKVESVDDVIRAEKALESASAGHLPLQVLIESPAAVQRAFDIAAHPRVQSLSFGLMDFVSAHGGAIPADGMSAAGQFTHPLVVRAKLEIAAACHAAGKVPSHCVVTEFSDAAAMQAAAGKAAREFGYTRMWSIHPSQIRPILEAFAPPPREIEVASRIIAAAAQADWAPISFEGQLHDRASYRYFWQVLERAHQTGRALPDEMQAYFLQAYRRPSLTETITP, from the coding sequence ATGAGTCTCGCCGCGGCTCCCCGCCACCCGCGCGAAGCCCTGCTGGGCGCCCAGGCCGGCGCCGTGGTGCTGCCGGTGTGTGACCACTACAGCGGCGTCGAGGTGCGCATGCGCAAGAGCCTGCAGCTGCAGGCCGAGATGACCGAGGAGTTCGGCACCTGCATGTTCGACGTGACGCTCGACTGCGAGGACGGCGCGCCCGTGGGCGGCGAGGCCGACCATGCGGCGCTGGTCATGACGCTGGCGCTGCTGGCCGACGAGAAAGCCCGCGTCGCGGTGCGGGTGCACCCGGTCGACCATCCGGCGTTCGAGCAGGACATCGCCACCATCGCCGGCAAGGCCGGGCACCGGCTGGCGCACGTCATGATTCCCAAGGTGGAGTCGGTCGACGACGTGATTCGGGCCGAAAAAGCCCTGGAGTCCGCGTCGGCTGGTCATTTGCCGCTACAAGTTTTGATTGAATCGCCGGCCGCGGTGCAGCGCGCCTTCGACATCGCGGCCCATCCGCGGGTGCAGTCGCTGAGCTTCGGCCTGATGGATTTCGTGTCGGCCCATGGCGGCGCGATTCCCGCCGACGGCATGAGCGCCGCGGGCCAGTTCACCCACCCGCTGGTGGTGCGTGCCAAGCTTGAAATCGCCGCGGCCTGCCATGCCGCGGGCAAGGTGCCCTCGCACTGCGTGGTCACGGAATTCAGCGATGCGGCAGCCATGCAGGCAGCGGCCGGCAAGGCGGCCCGCGAGTTCGGCTACACCCGCATGTGGAGCATCCACCCGAGCCAGATCCGCCCCATCCTGGAGGCCTTCGCGCCGCCGCCGCGCGAGATCGAAGTGGCTTCCCGCATCATCGCCGCCGCGGCCCAGGCCGACTGGGCACCCATCAGTTTCGAAGGCCAATTGCACGACCGCGCCAGCTACCGCTATTTCTGGCAGGTGCTGGAGCGTGCGCACCAGACCGGACGGGCCCTGCCCGACGAGATGCAGGCCTACTTCCTTCAGGCGTACCGCCGCCCATCCCTCACGGAGACCATCACCCCATGA
- the tam gene encoding trans-aconitate 2-methyltransferase, with translation MADWNPDLYRRYEDERTRPARDLLAQVALDAPRRIVDLGCGPGNSTELLVQRFPQAQVTGTDNSEPMLASARERLPGVAFELSDIATWQPAEAPDLIYANAALQWVGGHEALIPRLLAALAPGGVLAIQMPDNREEPSHRLMREVASEAPFSSHIADARAMRTAILPLAGYYDLLAPQAAAIDVWHSIYQHPMASAAAIVEWVRGTGLKPFVERLPAELQPAFLAEYERRIDGAYAPRADGRRLLAFPRLFIVARRKA, from the coding sequence ATGGCTGACTGGAATCCCGATCTCTACCGGCGCTATGAGGACGAGCGCACGCGCCCGGCGCGTGACCTGCTGGCGCAGGTGGCGCTGGATGCGCCGCGCCGGATCGTGGATCTGGGCTGCGGCCCGGGCAACTCCACCGAGCTGCTGGTGCAGCGCTTCCCGCAGGCGCAAGTCACCGGCACCGACAATTCCGAGCCCATGCTGGCCAGCGCGCGCGAGCGCCTGCCCGGCGTGGCGTTCGAGCTGAGCGACATCGCCACCTGGCAGCCGGCCGAGGCGCCCGACCTGATCTACGCCAATGCCGCGCTGCAATGGGTGGGTGGGCACGAGGCGCTGATCCCGCGCCTGTTGGCCGCGCTGGCGCCCGGCGGCGTGCTGGCCATCCAGATGCCGGACAACCGCGAGGAGCCTTCGCACCGGCTGATGCGCGAGGTGGCGTCCGAGGCACCGTTCTCGTCCCACATCGCCGATGCGCGCGCCATGCGCACCGCCATCCTGCCGCTGGCCGGCTACTACGACCTGCTGGCGCCGCAGGCGGCCGCCATCGACGTCTGGCACAGCATCTACCAGCACCCGATGGCCTCGGCCGCCGCCATCGTCGAATGGGTGCGCGGCACCGGCCTCAAGCCCTTCGTCGAGCGCCTGCCGGCCGAACTGCAGCCGGCATTCCTGGCCGAGTACGAGCGCCGCATCGACGGCGCCTATGCGCCGCGGGCCGACGGCCGGCGGCTGCTGGCGTTTCCGCGCCTGTTCATCGTGGCGCGGCGCAAGGCATGA
- a CDS encoding malate dehydrogenase — protein sequence MSKKPVRVAVTGAAGQIGYALLFRIASGEMLGKDQPVILQLLEIPDEKAQKALKGVMMELDDCAFPLLAGMEAHGDPMTAFKDADYALLVGSRPRGPGMERAELLAVNGAIFTAQGKALNAVASRNVKVLVVGNPANTNAYIAMKSAPDLPRKNFTAMLRLDHNRAASQLAAKTGKPVADIEKLTVWGNHSPTMYADYRFATINGESVAKMINDQEWNANVFLPTVGKRGAAIIDARGLSSAASAANAAIDHMRDWALGTNGKWVTMGIPSDGQYGIPKDVMFGFPVTCENGEYKLVEGLAIDAFSQERIDKTLKELTDEQAGVAHLL from the coding sequence ATGAGCAAAAAGCCCGTCCGCGTTGCCGTCACCGGCGCCGCAGGTCAAATTGGTTACGCCCTGCTGTTCCGCATTGCCTCGGGCGAAATGCTCGGCAAGGACCAGCCGGTCATCCTGCAACTGCTTGAAATCCCCGACGAGAAGGCCCAGAAGGCGCTCAAGGGCGTGATGATGGAGCTGGACGACTGCGCCTTCCCGCTGCTGGCCGGCATGGAGGCCCACGGCGACCCGATGACCGCCTTCAAGGACGCCGACTACGCGCTGCTGGTCGGCTCGCGTCCGCGCGGCCCCGGCATGGAGCGTGCCGAGCTGCTGGCCGTCAACGGCGCCATCTTCACCGCCCAGGGCAAGGCCCTGAACGCCGTTGCCAGCCGCAACGTCAAGGTGCTGGTGGTCGGCAACCCGGCCAACACCAACGCCTACATCGCCATGAAGAGCGCGCCCGATCTGCCGCGCAAGAACTTCACCGCCATGCTGCGCCTGGACCACAACCGTGCCGCCAGCCAGCTCGCCGCCAAGACCGGCAAGCCGGTGGCCGACATCGAGAAGCTCACCGTCTGGGGCAACCACTCGCCCACGATGTACGCCGACTACCGCTTCGCCACCATCAACGGCGAAAGCGTGGCCAAGATGATCAACGACCAGGAATGGAACGCCAACGTGTTCCTGCCCACCGTGGGCAAGCGCGGCGCCGCCATCATCGATGCGCGCGGCCTGTCGTCGGCCGCCTCGGCCGCCAACGCCGCGATCGACCACATGCGCGACTGGGCCCTGGGCACCAACGGCAAGTGGGTCACCATGGGCATCCCGTCGGACGGCCAGTACGGCATTCCCAAGGACGTGATGTTCGGCTTCCCCGTGACCTGCGAGAACGGTGAATACAAGCTGGTCGAAGGCCTGGCCATCGACGCCTTCAGCCAGGAACGCATCGACAAGACGCTCAAGGAACTGACCGACGAGCAAGCCGGCGTCGCCCACCTGCTCTGA
- a CDS encoding GntR family transcriptional regulator, which translates to MPSPQPLPAASVDRAPPAAGASPTPAFSPLYQQIKGLILQSLQAGEWKPGEAIPSEMELAARFRVSQGTVRKAIDELAAENLVVRRQGKGTFVATHAEQHVQYRFLKLVPDSGDLDSEGPAQRHIIECRRVRASADVARALAMRPGDAVLQVRRVLSFGGTPAILEDLWLPGNAFKGLTAEQMADYHGPTYAMFELDFGVRMVRAEEKIRAVSADSGQSLLLKTEQGTPLLSVERVAYTYNDVPMELRRGLYRTDTHHYRNELS; encoded by the coding sequence ATGCCCTCGCCCCAGCCCCTTCCCGCCGCCAGCGTCGACCGGGCGCCGCCCGCGGCCGGCGCGTCGCCGACGCCGGCCTTCAGCCCGCTGTACCAGCAGATCAAGGGGCTGATCCTGCAAAGCCTGCAGGCCGGCGAATGGAAGCCCGGCGAAGCCATTCCAAGCGAGATGGAGCTGGCCGCGCGCTTTCGCGTGAGCCAGGGCACGGTGCGCAAGGCGATCGACGAGCTGGCGGCCGAGAACCTGGTGGTGCGCCGCCAGGGCAAGGGCACCTTCGTCGCCACCCATGCCGAGCAGCATGTGCAGTACCGCTTCCTGAAGCTGGTGCCCGACAGCGGCGACCTCGACAGCGAAGGCCCGGCGCAGCGCCACATCATCGAGTGCCGGCGCGTGCGCGCCAGCGCCGACGTGGCCCGCGCGCTCGCCATGCGGCCGGGCGACGCCGTGCTGCAGGTGCGCCGCGTGCTGTCGTTCGGCGGCACCCCCGCGATCCTGGAAGACCTCTGGCTGCCGGGCAACGCCTTCAAGGGGCTGACGGCCGAGCAGATGGCCGACTACCACGGCCCGACCTATGCGATGTTCGAGCTCGACTTCGGCGTGCGCATGGTCCGCGCCGAGGAGAAAATCCGCGCGGTGTCCGCAGACAGCGGGCAAAGCCTGCTATTGAAAACAGAGCAAGGCACGCCACTGCTGAGCGTGGAGCGCGTCGCCTACACCTACAACGACGTGCCCATGGAGCTGCGCCGCGGCCTCTACCGCACCGACACGCACCACTACCGCAACGAGCTCAGCTGA
- the sdhC gene encoding succinate dehydrogenase, cytochrome b556 subunit, producing the protein MTELAKKRPEFRNINAFKDLTTYRMAPAAWVSILHRASGAVMFLLMPFIIWMFDTSVSSEISFAKFRAAFNSGLGFLPGWFLKLVALALIWAYLHHFIAGLRHLWMDVSHAAVSKEFGKSSAIVTLVLSLGLTVVLGAKLFGLY; encoded by the coding sequence ATGACCGAGCTTGCCAAAAAGCGGCCTGAGTTCCGCAACATCAACGCCTTCAAGGATCTGACCACCTACCGCATGGCCCCGGCCGCCTGGGTGTCCATCCTGCACCGCGCCAGCGGGGCCGTCATGTTCCTGCTGATGCCCTTCATCATCTGGATGTTCGACACCTCCGTCTCCTCCGAAATCTCGTTCGCCAAGTTCAGAGCCGCCTTCAACAGCGGCCTTGGCTTTTTGCCGGGCTGGTTCCTGAAGCTGGTGGCGCTGGCGCTGATCTGGGCCTACCTGCACCATTTCATCGCCGGCCTGCGCCACCTGTGGATGGACGTGAGCCACGCCGCGGTGAGCAAGGAATTCGGCAAGTCCTCGGCCATCGTCACGCTGGTGCTGAGCCTGGGCCTGACCGTGGTGCTGGGCGCCAAGCTGTTCGGCCTGTACTAA
- the sdhD gene encoding succinate dehydrogenase, hydrophobic membrane anchor protein — translation MSVNYGSKRTVVGAHYGLRDWLAQRATGALMALFTVIVLAQVIFTSGPIGYDKWAGIFAAQWMKVLTFTVILALLYHVWVGMRDIWMDYVQPVAVRLALQIVTIVWLVGCAGWAIQVLWRL, via the coding sequence ATGTCCGTGAACTACGGCTCCAAGCGCACCGTCGTCGGTGCCCACTACGGCCTGCGCGACTGGCTGGCCCAGCGCGCCACCGGTGCCCTGATGGCGCTCTTCACCGTGATCGTGCTGGCCCAGGTGATCTTCACCAGCGGCCCGATCGGCTACGACAAGTGGGCCGGCATCTTCGCCGCCCAGTGGATGAAGGTGCTGACCTTCACGGTCATCCTGGCCCTGCTCTACCACGTGTGGGTCGGCATGCGCGACATCTGGATGGACTATGTCCAGCCCGTCGCCGTGCGCCTGGCCCTGCAAATCGTCACCATCGTCTGGCTCGTGGGTTGCGCGGGCTGGGCGATCCAAGTTCTGTGGCGTCTTTGA